The genomic region GGCGGCGCCAAGGCGTCTGCTGTTATTCAGCTTGCTCGTTGGTTGTTCGCAACGCCGGACAACGGTCGATCCACGTGGTCGGTTATTATGTGGTGGGAAGCCCGGCGCTTCGCCTTTAATCTGATTGTAGGCGGCGTCGGCTTCATTTCGCTCGTCCTTTTTATGGTCCTGATGTCGACGCCCGGTATTCTCAAGCCAGGCGAGGACGCCGTTGAGCCGATGGCGATTTTTATCGCGCCGATTTTGATGAACATCGCTTACACTCTGGGGTGGTTCATCGAAGTCCAATGGAACTGGCTGCACCGTGGCCATACGGGCCGCATTGGCCCGGTGATGCTGGCTGTCGGCTTTATCTTTTCGTTATTGCTGATGCTTCTGCCCACGACCGTAGGTGTGATAAGCGTAATTTCGCTGCATCATGGAAAATGAATCAAGAAATAAGCCGAATATTCAATGAACATCCTCTGGATCGAAAACCATGATCGCTTCGCGAAGATCGCCGTGAAGACATTTCTCTCTACTCACACCGTCACCGTCATCCCAAGCATTGCGGCGGCGTGCGCCGCTTTGACATCCGGCGCCTTTGATGTGGTGATGGTCGATTATGACTTGGACGACGGCAAGGGGGACTCGATGATTGCGCAAATCAATGCGCTTCGGCCACGACCCGGAATCATTGCGACTTCGTCCCACGCTTTCGGCAACCAATCGCTGATGGAGGCCGGCGCGGACGCCGTCTGTGGCAAGACAGAGTTTTCGTCGATTGGGCAAGTTATCGACAGACTTCGAGGGAGTAACACACATGACAATAACTGATATTGTCGAATTTGTCATGATGCGCGGCGGTGACGGTCGTTTCGGCGCGCTGAACCGGGCGCAGCGTGTGGTGTACGCGATCAGTGACGTGGACAGCATGACGGCGGAGTATAGCCTTTACGACTACTACGACAGCAATTCGGGCAAGAACGCGGCGTTTGTGGTGTCGGCGCTCAAAGAGATCGGCGCGCTGGAGTCATCGGCCGTTATTCGGAGCGCGAACGCGCTTTTTCCGGGCGGACAGCCGGCGCTCGACCTCGGCCAGCGGCGCAACCAGATAGAGGCGATGGGCGAGGATGTCGCTGCATCGATCAAAGAGATCGGCGATCAATTCATGAACTGTACCGATAACTTCGCCGAAAAGTTCGAAGCATTTGTGCTTGCCAACCAAAAAGACTTGATGGCGCAATGAACCAGAGAAGATCCAAGAAGATCATTCGTTGGCTGGTGACAGTCACATTTACACTCGTATGTGTCGTAAATATCTTCCTTACGCTCAGCGGGCGCAAGCCCGAACGAGTCTCAACTATCGTACTGCATGTGGTTCAATTGATGTTACTTGGGGCTGTCATATTTCTCTGGGGCGAGGAGCGCGCCGAGTGTCAGGCCGATTTCGATAGAGAACAGGGCGATAGAAAGAATTGATCATGGCCTCGGTCCGCATCAATGGCGCTAAGATTACGGATTGGGCGTCGTTCCATCAGATCTTCAAAGAGACGTGCGGCTTCCCCGACTTCTACGGTATGAATATGAACGCCTGGATCGACTGCTTATCCGATCTTCGCGCAGAATATGGAATGACTCAGTTTCAGCTGGCGAATGATGAAATACTTTACCTTGAGATACATGGCGCTCTTGATTTGAGCGTTCGGTTACCAGAAATTATATCTGAACTTGTGGAGTCTACAGCGTTCGTGAATAGCCGGTATCTTGGCTATGGGCAAACGCCGCCATTGGCTATTATCTTCATTGGTTAGGAGAATGCTTTGAGACAAAACTCGTTGCCAATGATGTCTATCATTGCTGCTATTGCGATATTGTTATCGCCGAAGGGTGAAGGGGCGCTCGCCGCAGCGCTGGAGCCGCCGGCGGTGGCGATTCACTCTGGTGTGACCTGGGTGGATGAGATTGGGCTGTATTCGGTCCAGTGGCGGGGGCTGGATGGCGCGACGGGGGCGTTTCCGGTGGGGTGGTCGGGGATGTTTGATGAGCGGACGGGGGTGTCCGCGACGGAGTTTGGGATGCAGGGCGGGCGGCGGGCGTATCTGCTGCATCCGA from Capsulimonas corticalis harbors:
- a CDS encoding response regulator, with amino-acid sequence MNILWIENHDRFAKIAVKTFLSTHTVTVIPSIAAACAALTSGAFDVVMVDYDLDDGKGDSMIAQINALRPRPGIIATSSHAFGNQSLMEAGADAVCGKTEFSSIGQVIDRLRGSNTHDNN
- a CDS encoding DMP19 family protein; the encoded protein is MTITDIVEFVMMRGGDGRFGALNRAQRVVYAISDVDSMTAEYSLYDYYDSNSGKNAAFVVSALKEIGALESSAVIRSANALFPGGQPALDLGQRRNQIEAMGEDVAASIKEIGDQFMNCTDNFAEKFEAFVLANQKDLMAQ
- a CDS encoding barstar family protein is translated as MASVRINGAKITDWASFHQIFKETCGFPDFYGMNMNAWIDCLSDLRAEYGMTQFQLANDEILYLEIHGALDLSVRLPEIISELVESTAFVNSRYLGYGQTPPLAIIFIG